The DNA window ACTCCACAGGCATCCGTCTCGATGACGAAGGGAAGCTCAAAGTTGGGCATGCTCAGTACGGGGGCAGTCGTCATGGCTTTCTTCAAATCCTCAAAGGCCATCTGAGCTTCAGAATTCCATGTGAATCCGTCCTTTTTCAACAATTGAGTCAATGGCTTACTGATTACCCCATATCCTTTAACGAATCTTCGGTAATACCCTGTTAAACCCAGGAATCCTCTCAATTCTTTTACTGTTTCGGGCGCTGGCCAGGAGAGTATGCATTCTATCTTAGACTTGTCCATGCTTACGCCCTTTTCCGATATTACATGTCCCAAATACTCCACGGAAGTCTGGGCAAAGGAACATTTAGATCTTTTACAGAATAGTTGATTGTTCGCCAAGACCCCAAGGACAATTTGGAGATGTTGCAGGTGCGACTCGAAGGTGGGACTGTAGATTAGGATATCGTCAAAAAATACTAACACAAACTTCCTCATATACGGCTGGAAAATCCGATTCATCAAGGCTTGGAAGGTAGCTGGAGCGTTCGTCAATCCAAACGGCATGACCAAGAATTCGAAGTGACCATGATGCGTTTGGAAGGCAGTTTTGTGTGTATCCATTGCTTTAACTCTCAGCTGGTGGTAACCCGCTCTAAGGTCCAGCTTAGACATGTACTTCATCCCATGCAACTCATTCAAAAGTTCATCTATATTTGGTATGGGAAATCTATCTTTAACTGTCAGCTCATTTAGCTTTCGATAGTCCACACATAATCTCCATGAGTTATCTTTTTTCTTGACCAGCAAAACAGGAGATGCGAAAGGGCTACTACTATGAATAACAATACCACTAGAAAGCATCTCAGCCACTTGCTTCTCAATTTCGGTTTTGTGTGCGTGAGGGTACCGGTAAGGCTTTAGTTTGAATGGTTCCGCTCCAGGTTTGAGAGTGATTTGGTGATCCCGCTCTCTCTCCGGGGGCAGACCTGTTGGAGTGGCGAATACTTGTGAGTACTGTTGCAGGACCGCTTCCACCTGCTCAGGAATATCTCTTTGATGGTGCTCCTGTGATTCTGCTTGCAAGGCTGCACAGTGCCTATGCTTCTCTTGTATAAAAGACCTGAGGTCCTTACCTCTTACCAGCTCCATCACAGGTTGGTTGATAAGCCCTTGTAAGTGCAACAAACTTCCACTACTGCTGAGAGCAATACTGAGACTATGAAAATCAAACGTAATGGGACTGAATTGGTACATCCAATCTACCCCTAAAATAATGTCCCAATTCCCTAAATCCATCACCTTCAAATCAAACTGGAACTGATAATCCTGTATTAGCCACTTGACTCTTGGACAAATTGCCCCACTAGTAATATCCGTACCATCCGCCAAGGTGACTGTAAAAGGGGTCACCCCCTGATTGGGTAAGTATAAAGACTTAGCAAGGCCGAAGTGGATGAAGCTGTTCGAAGCTCCCGTATCCACCAAAATTTTTACTGGTAGCCCTCCCATGTTACCCAGTAGTATAATAGACTTCCTGTTCATGGCTCCATTCAAGGCGTTCAAAGAAACCTCAGCTAATTCCCCAACTCGTCCAGTGCTAGCGTCTTGTTCCCCTTCGGCGTCCTCAAAATCCGTTTCATCCCCTTCTTCCAAATCCACACAGTTCAAGCTTCCTGGCTTACAGCGATGCCCCGCCCCAAACTTCTCACCACACCTGTAACACAGACCATGTTTGCGCCTATACTGTATCTCCTCAGCAGAGATCTTATTGAATTCTCTAGCCACATTTTCTGACTTGTTGGGGTTTGGTGTGATTGCTGGAATACGGTAGGAACTAGGGGACTTCGGATTATTAGGTGGATTTTTGAACAATCCGAATCTGGAGTCCAACACAGCTTTACCAGCACTTCGCGAAAGTCTGGCTTGCACTTCTAAGGAACACTCCTGTAATTCCGCTACTTCGAAGGCCTTCGCCAGTGATTGTGGCTTAAACATTTTCACCATTGGTCTAATTTCCTCTTTCAAGCCACTGACAAAACTGGAGACAAAGTAGAGCTCATCTAATTTAGGATTTCTGAGGAGCATGAGAGTTTTAAGCTCCTCGAATTTTTCCTCATATTCCTCTATCGTTCCCTTCTGTTGTAGTTTATTAAATTCCTCTACCACATCACGGGAGCCTTTACCAGAAAATCTTTCGCACATTAAGTCACTAAACTCTGTCCAGGAGAGGTGAGGTCGTTCCAGTTTCACTCCTTGAAACCAATTGTCGGCCTTCCCCTCAAGAAACATTTCTACCATTTCTACTTTTTGGTTATCAGGAATCTGgtaattcaagaaatatttctGACATTTCCTAAGCCATTCCCTAGGGTTACCAGCGACAAACATAGGCATTTCAAGTTTCGGCAAGATTGGATGGAATTGCTTACTTCGATTCTCTGGTGGCGCACAAGGAGTACCATTCTGGTTTCCTAGCTTCATGTGCGGAGGTGGAGTCGGTAGCAGCGGTTCGGATGTCCTCGAGTCCTGCTCTGCGCAGCCTTTCTCCTTCATCATCACATTCAGCAGGCTGTTGAACTTCAGTTCAATGGAATCAAACCTCTGATTCAAGGTTCCTACTAGCGATTCCAGCCGCGAGCTCCTCTGCTCGAGTTCCTCCTGAAACTGCAGCTGGCCAGCGGCCTGTACGCCGGCCATCGTTTCCACCAGCTCTTGCAGGCGGACCTCCTGCTTCTTGATCTGCTCTTCCAGCGTGCGGTACCTGGTGCTCTCCGCCATGTCCAGTGTCTTCGCAGCCAAGGATCGgctgctctgataccagatgtcAGGCCCCTGGGTTGAAGTTCCGTGAGATGCAGAGAGAGATAGagaagagggagagagaggtCGGTGAAGGCAGTTTGGGAGAAACGAGATAATGAGAGAATTAGTTAAGCTAGAAAGAGAAAGTTTAAGATCTGTATTACTTTTCATATCCCCTTTCTGTTTACACTTGCTATTTATAATGGAATTAGCAGTAGCAACAATGGAAGCCTGAGCTAACTGACCAACTAATCCTAACTAACTATCCTTTATTCTAACGGCACCGTTTCAGCCGCAGCTCTTATTTTGCAACTCAATTGAAACGCACAAACCTTCGCATAAAACGACAAAGTCTCCTTGATGTTCCTGACAACTACCTGCCGGGAGTTCAAGTGCACGTGCGATTGAAGGTCTACCGGTCAAACTGAGATTCGAGTCCTTCGTTGTAACAGGTGCTCGCAACCGCTGGGAAATGCAGTCTCCCAAGCTTCAACCAAATTTTAGAAGCATCCAATtatggtttgtttggatttagctttatttttccaaatttatttgcttacatcatcattacaatttccaatacacctttttaccttcccaattacctttttatctcatatacatcatatcacaaaaaatgctacagtaaaaatatctctaataattcacaatccaaacagactAGTGTGTGACTGCGTGTGTTGCCTACTCAGGTCACTGCAAAATCTCCCAATCCAATTGGCCAATGGCCCCACACACGCGATATCATCATCTTCTTCGACAGTTCGACCCAACAGTAGAGTAAAATCTCCAGCTgtccaaaacaagcaaaaccgCACTCCCAAGTCCCACCAATCAAAATTCCCACCTGCATCAAAATATCTTCTCCAGTTCGACCCCACATCCGCCGTCCATAACCAGCACCTGCTATAAATATAAACCAGATGTATAtatacaacaaaaaaaattaaaaataaaatgaccCACAAAAAATCAGTCCCAGAAAGAAAGCACAGCAGGAGCAGCAGAAGCATCAGGTTGGCATTTATTATGGTGGGTTATTCCCTGGCCACTCATTGCCTTCCGTGCTACGTTATAAGACTAACGTCTTCCTGCCTTTTGGCTCAAGTCAGAACTTCTATTTTACCACCGTGTCTTGGAACAGGAGATGGGACGGCTGAGGGCACTCTCCACCGCCTCAAGGTACCACTGTTACTGTCACTTTACTGATATTTTTTGCACCTCCATGCCGTGTCGGCCAGTACCTATATATACTCAGCCTACATTACTCTGTCCTCTTTCACCGAAAACCCCCACCAAAATCTTCCCCGCTCGTTCCGAAACAACTCCAGCAAAAactcaaatcttttttttttttttcctttctggTAGCTCAGTGTATAATGAACCCACACGATCGAGATGAGAATTCAGTCTTTCCTTCATCAAATTCGCCTTCCTCTTCCCCCCCTGAGAACCAGTCTTCTGAAGTTGTCCCGCTCTCGATGGTCTCTCCTTTCGTAGACTTGGAATCTCGCCAGCATCTTCAAGAAATTGTACCAGGTATCTTAAGCGGAGGAACTATTACGACCGAGGCTGCCCGGAGTTTTCCTGGGATGCCTCAGCCTATGGAGTGTCTGCAGGGGACTCCAGTACCGCCATTTCTCTCCAAGACCTTTGATCTTGTGGATGACCCCGCTCTGGACTCCATAATCTCGTGGGGAGCCAGTGGACAGAGCTTCGTTGTGTGGGACCCCGTGGAGTTTGCCAGGAGAATATTGCCCAGGAACTTCAAGCACAAtaatttttccagctttgttcGCCAACTAAATACTTATGTATGTATTTTTGCTTCTTAATATGCACGCCCGAGCTCTGTCTCTCTCGTACaaaattcctcttttttttttgttctcgtTGGTGACTATTTTAGATGTAATTTTATtgctttgtaatttttttttgacaaccCTTGTAGCTGTTGTAAATTCTGTTTGTAGATGTTGCTGTTGAGGATTTTTGTAACAGTTGTGTAAGAATCTTGTTGAGATTCGAGGCGGTTTGTACAGAAACTCATATaggaaatgaaatttaatttaaattactTCTCTTTCATTTTACGCGTAGCAGTGCAATTTTgcttgtacttttttttttttttttcttttttgaggtCTTCATATGCCTCGAAGTTCTTGAAATTGTAACTTACC is part of the Coffea eugenioides isolate CCC68of chromosome 6, Ceug_1.0, whole genome shotgun sequence genome and encodes:
- the LOC113773436 gene encoding uncharacterized protein LOC113773436 — translated: MKSNTDLKLSLSSLTNSLIISFLPNCLHRPLSPSSLSLSASHGTSTQGPDIWYQSSRSLAAKTLDMAESTRYRTLEEQIKKQEVRLQELVETMAGVQAAGQLQFQEELEQRSSRLESLVGTLNQRFDSIELKFNSLLNVMMKEKGCAEQDSRTSEPLLPTPPPHMKLGNQNGTPCAPPENRSKQFHPILPKLEMPMFVAGNPREWLRKCQKYFLNYQIPDNQKVEMVEMFLEGKADNWFQGVKLERPHLSWTEFSDLMCERFSGKGSRDVVEEFNKLQQKGTIEEYEEKFEELKTLMLLRNPKLDELYFVSSFVSGLKEEIRPMVKMFKPQSLAKAFEVAELQECSLEVQARLSRSAGKAVLDSRFGLFKNPPNNPKSPSSYRIPAITPNPNKSENVAREFNKISAEEIQYRRKHGLCYRCGEKFGAGHRCKPGSLNCVDLEEGDETDFEDAEGEQDASTGRVGELAEVSLNALNGAMNRKSIILLGNMGGLPVKILVDTGASNSFIHFGLAKSLYLPNQGVTPFTVTLADGTDITSGAICPRVKWLIQDYQFQFDLKVMDLGNWDIILGVDWMYQFSPITFDFHSLSIALSSSGSLLHLQGLINQPVMELVRGKDLRSFIQEKHRHCAALQAESQEHHQRDIPEQVEAVLQQYSQVFATPTGLPPERERDHQITLKPGAEPFKLKPYRYPHAHKTEIEKQVAEMLSSGIVIHSSSPFASPVLLVKKKDNSWRLCVDYRKLNELTVKDRFPIPNIDELLNELHGMKYMSKLDLRAGYHQLRVKAMDTHKTAFQTHHGHFEFLVMPFGLTNAPATFQALMNRIFQPYMRKFVLVFFDDILIYSPTFESHLQHLQIVLGVLANNQLFCKRSKCSFAQTSVEYLGHVISEKGVSMDKSKIECILSWPAPETVKELRGFLGLTGYYRRFVKGYGVISKPLTQLLKKDGFTWNSEAQMAFEDLKKAMTTAPVLSMPNFELPFVIETDACGVGIGAVLMQQGHPIAFISKALANQNLVGHRFIIRTDHQALKYLLEQRLTHPLQHKWLTKLLGLDYEIHYKKGIDNGVADALSRRRIVDHSEGCSTESGILNAISSVQPAWIQELLDSYAGDAMVQELIPQLLLDPSSNSDYQLDKGLLKFKGKLYVGTSKGIRDNLIKALYDSAVGGHSGQRGCLQRVQALFHWPGIKRDVVQFVKSCDVCQRSKHENVPYPGLLQPLPVPQHAWSQITMDLVEQLPVS